AGCTATTCGACATTTGCATCGAATAGTTTTGCATCCCGCTTTTTCGGTGCATCTACAACATATTCTGCTTAATCTTTCTGTTGTTGGCTGGTGGGCCAGctcctcaacatcatcatcatcatcatcatctgatgACAGATAATGATATTCATTATCACTTTCAGATTTAGATTCAGATTCAGATGTGTCACTGTCCAGGACCACTGGTAACTCCTGTACATCTCCTTCTCTAACTCCTCCACATTTCTTCATAAAACCCTCTATCACCATATCTtcctattatatattatatatataattatataacaataataacaagTGTCAGTATTATAAGACTTGCAAGTTCCTTTTAAACAAATGTTTCAAACTGAAAAAAAAAATGGCAGGGAAATATATCACAAACCTCCATCTTCTGCCTCTCTTCTTTCAAAACTCTAATTTCATAATCTTTTTCCTTCATTTTTTCTTTTAAACTCTTAAGTTCAGaatctttttccttcatttcttCATTCAAAATTCTGATCACACAATCTTTTTGTTTGACCTCCGCCTTCAACTCTTCAAGTTTACGTCTCATACTTTGCATTTCATGTCTCATACCTTCCAAATCATGGTTTACCTACGTATGAAGAAGACAAGGTTTGAATATCAATTACATAATTTCTTATTCTTATACTCATACTCAAAAGAACAATATTTCTTACCATAGGTTTGTTTTGAATCTTGCGAGCATGATTTGCATACCTCAGCGTATTCACGGTTTCTTTTACATTAACGTCTGCTGGACTTACACAAGCTACAAGAAAAAAACATATATTAAGATAATTCAATGTAAATAAAAAAATTCAAGCTTAAAAAACAGCTCTTTCTTACCAATCATTAGTGTTTTGCAGTTTCCCCCAAGAGAATCCTTCAGAAAAAGGGTTAATTTGCTATCTCTATAGGGCACATGGCCCCCTTCATTACTCACCTGATCATCAACTAATACCCTAATCACTCTTCCGAGTGCTAGCAACCCCCTGTTGATGTCAATCCCTAAAGCAATGCAATTttgagaaaagaaaaagaaaactatCAATTATAAAGATCTTATTAGTAAACTGACAAGGCCAAATGAAATTTAAAAGACGTTATTGGTACCTTCCTGAAAACGATTTTTGTCTCGTCCAGTTTTCTTCGAACTCTCGGACCCAGCAAGATCAACCAAATGAAATTTGGAGAATAATACATCTCCTATATCATCCCCACATCCTCCAGTTGTTATCCCATCATTAATCTTTTGTTGTTTGATGGAGATGGTAAAAATTGCATGTGAACGACTAATGTAAGAAGAAAAATTGGTTAGAAAGCTTGTTAGGTACATCCGTACATAATAAGATTTAAAATTGTATCGTAAAAAACAAACCTTGATTCACTGTTCATATTCGTACTTGCAGTCGCACGACACACAGATCCACGATGCAGATATGAAGCCATATCTTCTTGTGAAGTGACTTCAGCCTCTGTTGCATTAGAAGGAGGCTTTATGGGCTTTCTGTTTACATCAGCTTTAAGATTAACACCTTGATTTGAATCCAGTAGATCATATACCTCCTCCTTGAATATCTGAAAAGAGGCAAGTACTACTTTAACATACGAAAACATATACAGTGCAAATGAACACATCAGAACATGTGTGTAGAAATTATGACAAAATTGCTTAAGCATATAACAACATATATTGTATTACCTCAATGAACGAAACTTTGATTAAGAAATCAGTTGTGCTTTTAGTCTCCTCTACTCTTTTGAATATAGTTTCTATGACTTTAGGGACAATGCCAATAGTGCTGTCACCGGTGCAGTTTGTCCCCATCGTATGACTTTTCCCAGAGCCAGTCTTTTGCAATGTAAAACATTAGACATTATATGAGCTTTATAACAATAAAATTTGCAGtatttctgtttaaaaaaaaaaagaaaaaaaagaaagaaaat
This genomic stretch from Rutidosis leptorrhynchoides isolate AG116_Rl617_1_P2 chromosome 11, CSIRO_AGI_Rlap_v1, whole genome shotgun sequence harbors:
- the LOC139876440 gene encoding kinesin-like protein KIN-4C isoform X1, which codes for MDDTSKVSTEEEEVMVKKYGGISNVRVIVNIRPLITQERLARCSYCISVTPNEPQVQIASRSFTYDNVYGSTGLSSSRIFPDYVAPLVDDLFHGFNATVLAYGQTGSGKSHTMGTNCTGDSTIGIVPKVIETIFKRVEETKSTTDFLIKVSFIEIFKEEVYDLLDSNQGVNLKADVNRKPIKPPSNATEAEVTSQEDMASYLHRGSVCRATASTNMNSESSRSHAIFTISIKQQKINDGITTGGCGDDIGDVLFSKFHLVDLAGSESSKKTGRDKNRFQEGIDINRGLLALGRVIRVLVDDQVSNEGGHVPYRDSKLTLFLKDSLGGNCKTLMIACVSPADVNVKETVNTLRYANHARKIQNKPMVNHDLEGMRHEMQSMRRKLEELKAEVKQKDCVIRILNEEMKEKDSELKSLKEKMKEKDYEIRVLKEERQKMEEDMVIEGFMKKCGGVREGDVQELPVVLDSDTSESESKSESDNEYHYLSSDDDDDDDVEELAHQPTTERLSRICCRCTEKAGCKTIRCKCRIAQICCCGQCRCRLIKCWNQPYTEPPSQAAMHIATDNEEEEVVIM
- the LOC139876440 gene encoding kinesin-like protein KIN-4C isoform X2 — protein: MGTNCTGDSTIGIVPKVIETIFKRVEETKSTTDFLIKVSFIEIFKEEVYDLLDSNQGVNLKADVNRKPIKPPSNATEAEVTSQEDMASYLHRGSVCRATASTNMNSESSRSHAIFTISIKQQKINDGITTGGCGDDIGDVLFSKFHLVDLAGSESSKKTGRDKNRFQEGIDINRGLLALGRVIRVLVDDQVSNEGGHVPYRDSKLTLFLKDSLGGNCKTLMIACVSPADVNVKETVNTLRYANHARKIQNKPMVNHDLEGMRHEMQSMRRKLEELKAEVKQKDCVIRILNEEMKEKDSELKSLKEKMKEKDYEIRVLKEERQKMEEDMVIEGFMKKCGGVREGDVQELPVVLDSDTSESESKSESDNEYHYLSSDDDDDDDVEELAHQPTTERLSRICCRCTEKAGCKTIRCKCRIAQICCCGQCRCRLIKCWNQPYTEPPSQAAMHIATDNEEEEVVIM